In the Malus domestica chromosome 16, GDT2T_hap1 genome, one interval contains:
- the LOC103416507 gene encoding uncharacterized protein, whose translation MDSLSSVKVLPSVVTNPLCPRRRQMPPPSSSSLGSLHNRSLCRFSSSSSVFGVPCSPYSRRRFVRSAGGGGAAQEDDEDGDDDDGSEQVERALHLDGNIPSTSDEFVKRVSSRAYDMRRHLQQTFDSSSYDVLEANPWRGRSKPVYVLTQRENQLCTMKTRRNHSEVETELGKLFSKRGKWNQKKQPTNETKFQMLVEDIRDGVLVFEDENEAVRYCDLLQGGGKGCEGVAEIEASSVFDLCQKMRALAVLFRRGISPPLPQSLELNLRARKRSLEDEQDP comes from the exons ATGGATTCTCTCTCATCGGTAAAAGTGCTGCCCTCCGTAGTCACCAACCCTCTCTGTCCACGGCGCCGCCAGATGCctcccccttcttcttcttcgctcGGCAGCTTGCACAATCGAAGTCTCTGCCGATTCTCCTCCTCCTCGTCTGTATTCGGCGTGCCTTGCTCTCCCTATTCCAGAAGGAGGTTCGTCCGGTCCGCCGGCGGCGGTGGCGCTGCGCAGGAAGACGACGAGGATGGCGATGACGACGACGGAAGCGAGCAGGTGGAGAGAGCGCTTCACCTCGACGGTAATATCCCTTCCACGTCCGATGAGTTCGTGAAACGCGTGTCGTCTCGTGCTTACGACATGCGCCGCCACCTCCAGCAGACCTTCGATTCCAGCAGCTACGATG TATTGGAGGCCAACCCTTGGAGAGGACGTTCCAAGCCTGTGTATGTATTAACCCAGAGGGAAAACCAGTTGTGcaccatgaaaacccgaagaaATCACAG CGAAGTTGAAACGGAGCTTGGGAAACTGTTCTCGAAAAGAGGGAAGTGGAATCAAAAGAAACAGCCGACGAACGAGACAAAGTTCCAGATGCTTGTGGAGGATATTAGAGATGGAGTGCTT GTTTTCGAGGATGAGAACGAAGCTGTAAGGTATTGTGACTTGTTGCAAGGAGGAGGTAAAGGTTGTGAAGGTGTTGCAGAAATAGAGGCCTCATCA GTATTCGATCTCTGCCAGAAAATGCGAGCTTTAGCAGTTCTGTTCCGTCGCGGAATAAGCCCTCCTCTGCCTCAAAGCCTGGAGCTCAACCTTAGGGCTCGAAAGCGCTCGCTTGAAGACGAACAAGACCCATAA